The following proteins come from a genomic window of Lytechinus pictus isolate F3 Inbred chromosome 1, Lp3.0, whole genome shotgun sequence:
- the LOC129260093 gene encoding uncharacterized protein LOC129260093 encodes MDRQRRKRKNYLEPQSDAQLPAATRWRMNRRRARLAPAALAAADEVNAPPDDDSTDDMEFEGNHPHAFVPRPLQYDVRFDSDQNAADDESEMATGEDDEVEARPNNCDISTAGGVMLTSSAAAIDRRARQARLTTCRLTPNSVSDSELIGSETFEESDASDDVPVSANDNSSLVSIASGASCDDISANSSSLGSIASDINDDPHGDEPDDPQGDDPDDPEGDDPDDPHGDEPDDPHGDERDDPQGDDPEGDDPHGDEPDDPQGDEPDDPQGNDQDDPQRQDPDEEDDQDIFDEGLNSPLFHGSGTSKAEALLIILSFAMKNCLSATALRNLLELLNTIIGSCIFKPTKSILQQLFCNNAIQLSFHFYCLICSSYVRSFASVSDENVACPNCDQQCIVSDLSQGNFFVTANLSSQIKQLFERKDISPHLFYRDRRTKQTEGNIEDIFDGTMYKKMMEEGEPLSNRNNFSYTFNSDGLPAFKSSKYSIWPIYIMVNELPPKLRFNNLILAGVWVGKVDPKMEVFLKQFTLEANKLADEGVFWKLGDNVIHSKLFGLCCCADAPARAAMQNRIKFNGYSGCGLCYHPGKTVDRVVKYPFDVCDYSDRTDNEMLEDMVQAGTEGRTVRGVKGPSALINLSHFPICWGFAPDFMHCLLLGVARQLVELWLSSPAVSEWYIGTPRVIALLDKRLKSLRPPSIIVRAPRRISERKFWKASEWYAWLLFYSVPCLKGVLPLQYWQHLVVLVEASFILLQKSISIDDINKCDILLFSFVCRFQLLYGAAAMTFNVHSLTHLAKGVYQWGPLWTHSCFPFEAANWRVKRQLHGTRGVLMQVITKFLTIHTLPFFIDSHNISHRVKTFAGNMLNIQIRGTGEEPNVQALGCGRSKFCTEEERMALSAAGYIIEENEPIISFKRIKKDGVLFYTASYRAQTMTRDNRFILVSNDRVCELQDILYLNDQYVFLVNLLVLEEDASLKDDTTDTKLSHVLLCTGQSELPMAISAAEAFGNCLSMKFDDVHYIAVFPNHVSIN; translated from the exons ATGGATCGGCAGCGtcgaaaaagaaagaattaccTCGAACCACAGAGCGATGCACAACTACCCGCCGCGACGCGATGGAGGATGAACAGGAGACGAGCGCGATTAGCCCCCGCTGCCCTGGCAGCGGCTGACGAAGTGAACGCTCCCCCCGATGATGATAGCACTGATGATATGGAGTTTGAAGGAAATCATCCACATGCCTTTGTACCTCGTCCATTGCAATATGATGTTAGATTTGATAGTGATCAAAATGCAGCCGATGATGAGTCAGAAATGGCAACCGGAGAAGATGATGAGGTCGAGGCCCGGCCCAACAATTGTGATATTTCAACTGCAGGTGGTGTCATGTTAACTAGTTCAGCTGCTGCAATAGATCGAAGGGCAAGGCAAGCCAGACTAACTACATGTAGACTGACACCTAACTCGGTCTCAGACTCAGAGTTGATTGGAAGTGAAACTTTTGAAG AAAGTGATGCAAGTGATGATGTACCAGTATCTGCAAATGACAACAGCAGCTTAGTTTCAATTGCATCAG GTGCATCATGCGATGACATATCTGCAAATAGCTCCAGCCTTGGTTCAATAGCATCAG atATCAATGATGATCCACATGGCGATGAACCAGATGATCCACAGGGTGATGATCCAGATGACCCAGAAGGCGATGATCCAGATGATCCACATGGCGATGAACCAGATGATCCACATGGCGATGAACGAGATGACCCACAGGGCGATGACCCAGAAGGCGATGATCCACATGGCGATGAACCAGATGATCCACAGGGCGATGAACCAGATGATCCACAGGGCAATGATCAAGATGATCCACAGCGCCAAGATCCAGATGAAGAAGATGACCAAGATATATTTGATGAAGGTTTGAACTCTCCACTGTTTCATGGTTCAGGTACTTCAAAGGCCGAAGCCCTGCTGATAATTTTGTCATTTGCGATGAAGAATTGTTTGTCAGCTACTGCTTTACGTAATTTACTTGAGCTCTTGAATACAATAATTGGATCATGTATTTTCAAACCAACAAAGTCTATCCTTCAACAACTCTTTTGTAATAATGCTATTCAGCTtagctttcatttttattgtttaatttgtTCCAGTTATGTTCGCTCTTTTGCCAGTGTCTCTGATGAAAACGTTGCATGTCCCAATTGTGATCAACAATGCATAGTATCTGACCTCAGTCAAGGTAATTTTTTTGTTACAGCAAACTTGTCTTCACAAATCAAGCAACTTTTTGAAAGGAAAGACATATCACCACATTTATTTTATCGTGACCGCCGCACAAAGCAAACAGAGGGTAATATTGAGGACATATTTGATGGTACAATGTATAAGAAGATGATGGAAGAAGGTGAACCACTAAGTAATAGAAACAACTTTTCATATACGTTTAATAGTGATGGCTTACCAGCATTTAAATCATCAAAGTATTCAATTTGGCCAATCTACATAATGGTAAATGAGCTGCCCCCTAAACTTAGATTTAATAATTTGATTCTCGCTGGGGTGTGGGTTGGAAAGGTAGACCCAAAGATGGAAGTTTTTCTGAAGCAGTTCACATTAGAGGCAAACAAACTAGCTGACGAAGGAGTTTTCTGGAAACTTGGAGACAATGTTATACATAGCAAACTTTTTGGGTTATGTTGTTGTGCAGATGCACCAGCTAGAGCCGCTATGCAGAATAGAATCAAGTTTAATGGATACAGTGGATGTGGTTTGTGCTACCATCCTGGGAAAACAGTTGATAGGGTTGTAAAGTATCCATTCGATGTTTGCGATTATAGTGACCGCACTGATAATGAAATGCTAGAAGACATGGTTCAGGCAGGAACAGAGGGTAGGACTGTTAGAGGCGTTAAAGGGCCTAGTGCCCTTATAAATCTGTCCCATTTTCCCATATGCTGGGGCTTTGCACCCGACTTCATGCATTGTTTGCTGCTTGGTGTTGCGAGACAATTGGTAGAACTGTGGTTGTCTTCGCCAGCAGTTAGTGAATGGTATATTGGAACTCCTCGGGTTATTGCATTGCTTGACAAAAGACTGAAATCATTGAGGCCACCTAGCATCATTGTGAGAGCCCCTAGGCGTATTTCAGAGAGGAAGTTTTGGAAGGCATCAGAATGGTATGCTTGGTTATTGTTTTATTCTGTTCCTTGTCTGAAAGGCGTACTTCCTCTCCAATATTGGCAACACCTTGTAGTTCTTGTTGAGGCCTCTTTCATTTTGTTGCAGAAGTCCATATCGATTGATGACATCAATAAATGTGACATTcttctattttcatttgtatgtaGATTCCAATTATTGTATGGTGCAGCTGCCATGACTTTTAATGTTCATTCTTTGACACATTTGGCTAAAGGTGTCTATCAATGGGGGCCATTATGGACACACTCTTGCTTCCCATTTGAAGCAGCCAATTGGCGCGTCAAACGTCAACTGCATGGAACTCGAGGTGTGCTCATGCAAGTCATTACTAAATTTCTCACAATCCATACTTTGCCATTTTTTATTGATAGTCACAATATTTCTCACCGTGTTAAAACATTTGCAGGAAATATGCTGAATATTCAAATTCGAGGAACTGGGGAGGAACCCAATGTTCAAGCGTTAGGCTGTGGCAGATCTAAGTTTTGTACTGAAGAAGAGAGAATGGCTCTATCAGCTGCAGGCTACATAATTGAGGAAAATGAGCCAATTATATCcttcaaaagaataaagaaagatggTGTCCTTTTCTACACAGCTTCATACAGGGCGCAGACAATGACTCGAGACAATAGatttattttagtttcaaaTGATAGAGTTTGTGAGCTCcaagatattttatatttgaatgACCAGTATGTGTTCCTTGTAAATTTATTAGTTCTGGAAGAAGACGCATCTTTAAAAGATGATACCACAGACACTAAGTTGTCACATGTCTTGCTTTGCACAGGTCAGTCCGAGTTACCAATGGCTATTTCTGCTGCAGAGGCATTCGGGAATTGTCTCTCAATGAAGTTTGATGATGTGCACTATATTGCTGTTTTTCCTAATCATGTATCGATCAATTGA